One Ranitomeya imitator isolate aRanImi1 chromosome 4, aRanImi1.pri, whole genome shotgun sequence genomic window, GATTTGGCATGCATTTATGTGAAGAAAGCCAAAATTACACAGACATCCTGTAGGATATCTTTCTAACCAGACCATGTAATCTATCAATGTTCTGCAAAATACATACTAAAGCTAAGGGAAGATGTTTGTCCCTTCTAAACATCATGATGGATCCATATATGCTGTTTAGGCCTGTAGGACAATGTTGATGTAATGAAACATTGTGCACTTTTGAGACTTTTTTTACAGGTCTGTAGAAACTGACTCAGGAGGTACTGAATTCATATGTCCAAGGATTATGTTGCATGAGTAGCTAATGCCCAATAAGATAGGCCATCTTGTATGCTACCGCCGAAATCAAGGCTGCACCTCGCCCGCTGCCTTCCTCTGATTGGATGAAGGTGATATCACACCTCGGTGCCAGCTTGTGGACAGCTGTGTGGAAGTTATCCTTAAAGCTGAAAGTAGAAGAAAATGGCATCAACATCATTTTATGATCATAAAAAAATATAGAGATAAGGAATGTGGATCTCAACACTTGGATTTGCAAATTGTGAATTGGGCAAATAATTTTTGTCTGTAATGTAGACAACTAGATAGTTAACTTACGAAGGGTGAAGTTTGTAGACAGATCCATCCACTCCAACTGTGATCTTGAGGATGTCTTCTCCCTGATTTTTATGCATACGATTGAGGACTCCAGCAAGGCCAGCTGCGCACATGGCGGCTGCTCGTGTAGACACGCTTTCACATGCCATACGCACTGCGTGGCAGTCTCCCACGGTGGGCTGTAGACCCAGTGTCCGCAGGATGTTGCAAGTTTGCTTGAAGTCTGAAGAGTCTCTGGAAATAAGaatcacagaaaaataaaaatggggTTGCAACTAGCAATAGGGTGGAGATATAAGTAAAAAAGGGATTGACAGGATTGCTCATTTGGGGTTACTATGAATTCGTAAGCTACAAACAACGTCTCTCATTTTAGAGGACTCTGCTTTTTCGACAACTACAAGGACAACATATTGATTTTAAAGGCAATGCCTAATttctcctgtggaggcactgcagggaaattgtaGACTTGTAGCCATGTTTTCCAACAGATTACAATTGATATTTGAGCGTCTCAACAGAGGAACACTCTATGATTGACATATCATCAGATAACATTTTACCAAAATTGGATTGTCCAAAGCGGATAGTCGGATTGAGGATTTATTAGTAGAAATATAAGCTATTACATTTCTATCTGCGACACAAATTGGGTTTCAAAACTTCCTCTCGTCTTCAGTTTTTCAGAAGCTTCTCCTCCAAAAACCAGATTCTCGTTCACCATCTTCATAAGGACCAGTCTGACAAGTTCCCCCATATACTTTCCTCCAATCATCTTCTCGTAGCTATTCCATAGAAAAAGTAAACAGTGAACATCAGGTCACCATTGAGAACACCAAACCATTTTGTCAAAAATCTAAATTTTCCAGcagataaatacatttatttagcaTTCCGGCAATAGACATGCAATTAATTTGGGTTGACACTACCAATTTTTGGTATTTGTTATTGTAAActgttaaaaaatggaaaaaaaacacacatatatatatatatatatatatatatatatatatatatatatatatatatatatatattatagacaaTCAGGCTTTATAaggctttttaatatatttttatatttttttattaggcttttaatatatatatatatatatatattatagacaaTCAGGCTTTACTAAATGATGACATTGTGATAGAATAACTGATGATGGCCATAGTGTGTTGTGACCCCCACAGATCATTAGAATAAAGTGATCACTATGTGTGGAATGATATAGTGTGTCCTTACAGTTGCTGACCAGGATTCAGGGAGCCCTCGTCCACCACTCGATCATACTCCAGGCGGAAGTCTTCTATTTCACCTGTGTCACCAAATGCCCCCCATTCTGTATTGACACACATACGACCTTCTTCTCCTTCCACCAGTTCCACGTTGCACATCTCTTCCATGTAGCAAGCATTGCATCCAGTGCCTGGAAGATCCAGATAAAATTAAAATAAAGGGTCAACTCTATAAGGCTCAGTTCACATCTTGTTCTTCCGATGGAGGTATACATGGACACACAGTGGTAAACTGTATATCTcccagtgaaaaaaaaatcacattctgcACGACTCCAGAAGTAAAAAAATTCAGCTGGAAAAGTAATGTATATGGGGACCACCTGGATCTCCCCAGCATATGATGTCAGGGGAGAGAAGGATCAAATATGATGAAGCTAAGCGTTCCTGTTTATAGAGGAGTCAGTGGAAACAGTTGCGGTCTGAACATTCATTTGGTCGACAACTATCTGATTTTACTACCCAAACTACTCATATGTGCATGTAGTTCTttaaaagacaagtccagcaatacccttACATGGTTAGCCCGtttttccattactgagaaatcagtatttTAATTTGTATGCAAATgggtatggtagatctgaagcctctgtcactccagctctattcatcGCCTCCTGCTTGACTaatggctcctttgcctgaagtcacacggcatataggctgtcagtcaagcaagaGAAGGCGGCACTGGGTGAGGAATAGAGcttgagtgacagaggcttcagatctacaaataagtCTTGCGCCTCATATCAATTCAgaagctgatttctcagtaacagaggagtggactggccatgtaaaggtattgctggacttgtctttgaaagagataAATAGTTTTGGATggtgaaattctgctgacagattcccttcacgtTTTTCTATATTGACTTGGTGCTCGCCTCAAGAACAAAACTTTACCCTCCCAGACCACCGGCTAGTAAATGCACACTTACCTACTATCATGCCAACTTCACAACGGTGATCTTCATAGTAACAAGAGATCATTGTGGCAACCGTGTCATTGACCATAGCAACAACATCCATCTCAAAATCCTGGAGAGGACAGAAATAACAGCTCTGACAAAAGCAGGCAAGGCTAGGGAGGAGCTGGGGTTAGAACAAGGTGTCGCAATAGCCACTAGTCATATTCATCAATTCCGATGGCATTTCTTTATGCCAGAATTGTCACTCCAGTTTCtggctggagtagcatttctggtgagGTCCACAAAGGCGAACCCCACTgagaagatgcaccaaattcattaaggtaacgttcacactagcgttgtgcgccgctgcgtcggcgacgcaacgcacaacgcactcaaaaacgcagcaaaacgcacgcaaaaacgctgcgttttgtgacgcatgcgttgttttttgccgaaatttggacgcaagaaaaatgcaacttgttgcattttcttggtccgacgctagcggcaaaaaagacgcatgcgtcgcacaacgcaaccaaaaaaacgcatgcgtcccccatgttaaatataggggcgcatgacgcatgcgtcgccgctgcgtcgcccgacgcaaacaagcATAACGCTagcgtgaacgtagccttagtgacgtGTACCTCTTAATGAATTCGGCACATTATACTCCAAGATGCTCCATCATTAAGACTGAAGTATATAACACCAGTTTTAATTAATCAGGCCCTATATGTTTCAATAATTAAGGGGTATATCCTCAGGGCATATTTGGCAACTTCCAGAAAAGTTGACAATTCTCCTGAAGTCTCTTGGCAACTTCTGGACACTTGGTTCCCCCAATATTCTTTTTTTTGCCAGAGTGCCAAGTCTCAGAGTACAGAGGCACAGGGTGAAGGGATGGGGTAGTTATGGGGTTAGACCTGCCATAAAGGGGGCACAGCTATGTAAATATAAATTTGACACTGCAAAGCAATCTCTAATGTCCCAGAAAAGCTTTTTGAGTTGGGAAATATTTTTTAGGGAGTGCAGAAGCAAAAGTCAGACCTAGGTCCATGGTAGGTAGGGGAGCCTCTTTACAGAATTTACATAGGGACAACAGAgcttctgtggcaccccaggagtccagatgccacagtggtattgcctgcctcccgggaagggtgatgccatgcctggaagcgagaaggaatCCTCTTAGCAGGTAACATttacatacaacactttcctgactccaggccagaagggggagctctaaacccggtttcagggtagctttccTATAGGTTCTAGCTTGAAGGTGGAGTTaatcagtctgtgtgagacagtgaatggagaggaagcaaaggagagagaaactgggagtggagctgcgattgagctcactcCCAGGATTAAGCGCAAGAAACCGGACACCGGGGTCCGAGGTTGTGTGAGAACTGTATGCCCTACAgctgaaaccggagggcaggagattgcaggtcttctaGCCACAAATGactcccgaaggcacagcagcagattagagcccggtgTCACCACAagaaagggacacctgtaaaaaggcaggAGCTGGTTGCCATGCAGGTAGTGTTCCACctaagggacagattgagagaggcacTTGAGGAAAGCTAAGGCACCAAGAACCCAGAATccagcgcagaaaggaaggcttccaaccccacctggctagggggattctgaactgcttccaggctgcacggatttcaaagatcacctttaacctgtgccctggactgcaatttcaccagtaaaaggtaaagagactgaaaatcatgtgtcctccaattatttcctgcaccacaACGtatacaacccctcatagactatcCTGGTAGCCCTTGGACCtcccctccacctgtggggagcaaaaccatctaagctgcattaccatcagccccagtggacccccttaagcagcgtcagccagatcattactacattagactttatttgccACTCCACTACGCTTTAttccctttaattggatgcccagggccacggacagggtcactgCCGCCATGACTTTCCCTTAAAGAACTGagccgacccggttccgagtaccccacagtcctagcGGGAGCTCCACTTCCAGTTATGTTTCTGTGATCATTAAGATTTTAGAAGGTATATAAATGTATGTATGGAACTAGATCAATTTTAGAAATGGTGTAAAATGTGTTTTGCAGAGCATAATTTAGATTAGCATGGCATGACATTAGGAGATGGGGCAATGACCACTTATCCAATCATCGACTGCTAAACTGATGATGCCTCAGGGATGATGCCTCAATGCAATAGATGATCAGCTCTCCCTTTGCAATACATATTCTGTTCAAGGAATTGTACACCTTTGCAACCATTTTGTACTACATCAGTacatctaaaataaaaaagtaaaaaaattgcaaaaagtcTGCAGTTTTTTGCTTCTGAAGCTGTTTTGTAGACCTATCTGTTTGCCTCTTATATTAGCTCCTACAGCTTATTGTCTGCTACCTTTGCAAGATAGGAacacagggtcattgaacaatcgatgtttgaTAATACTGTATGTTGATTGACCATTTTGTGGGAccctgtggcttgttgacttgcaaaacagaagaGGAAAAACTATGCATATTTATTAAATACTCAGGCAATGAGTGTTAAACTCATCCCACCTCCCCCTGACGTGTGGATGATGACCTGAAACATAGATATGGGTATAAAAAGGATTCCTATTGTTCTGCAATCAGAATTAGAGACTCTTTTCAAAATCACAGGCAGGAACACGCTACAGCCTAAAGGACATCAGCCAAAACATCATAGCTCCATCTTGAAGGACATAGATTTgatattctacaggatgccagcataGGGACcacggccccggctgaaataatagagatctgctctattgaccatcactgaacccatggatacatttggggaagccaggatATGGACCCAcctgtcacctgagccccatggatatgtttgAGGATATGTTTGAGGAAGCCAGGATTGAGACACTTCAGTCAACTGGCTCCTTGGAAACTTTTTAAAAATCCAGGTTGTGACCAGCCAGGTTACCTTGCCACGTgcatcaatggactgtcagcttcctaagtttgtcgttacctcctctctgtgggtgtcagccctggaagctctgaagttccAGCTGCTCTAATCCCAGCTAGTGaagaaggatgagactctgtaaaTTTGCACTATTTTGggtattttgctggaattgttctaTGTTATTGTCtttttttgtggttcaataaagtattgctacactgtttcaccctcaccctgtgttgtctgaatacTACTCTTCCCTTAGGAAAAGTGAGTGGGCATTCAGTGGATGTTCagggggatgagccctggtccatgcggtctcagGTCAGCAGACGAGAGTACCCACTGACTCCCGTGTATCCACAGGTTGCAATGGTGGACATATCTTAAAGCATTCCACCATTCAGAGGGACTTCAATGGAGTAGGAATGGGGAAGGAAGCAATAGGGGACCATAGAGTAGTTGCAATTATGTTCAGGCTTTTGGTCAGAATGGAGCATCAGTCATGGAGACCAAGGAGTGTCTGCTTTTTATTTACCAAATTACCATTATTGCTACCACACTGAAAAATTACATCAAGTTACAACCACATCACAGCTCACCCCTCGTCTCTTGATGGCATCTCTCAGCAGTCCAACAACATTGTTCCCCTCAGCACCAGAAGCTTTGAATCCTTTGGTCCAGTTCAGTAGGATCCCCTATAGAGAACATACACAAAGCTTGATTAAGAAATGCCCTATCAAAATTTCTTCATAGCATAGAGGTAAACACAATATACCATTTATATGGTAGTTAAAGCCATACAGTCACCATACACAATTAAAAAAAACCTCTGACTCTTCATTTTGGCGTGACTGGATGACCATCTAATTAGTAAAGGGTCATCCCAAAAGTCCCTGTTAGTTAAGATGATGCCAGAAGTAGCACACATGCACACTTACCTAATTGAGTGTGCATGTGTATCAGGGTCACTGGACACTTTTAGTGAATACTGTATTTGTCCACATTTCAAGTATGTTAAAACTGGTTCACCTTGTCAATATCCTCATGTCGGACTGGGAAGGAGAAGGTAAATCCAAGGGGCAATTTCTTGTGTTTCATGTTCTGCTGGTCCAGATAATCTGAGATACACTCCGCAATGTAATCAAACAGCTGGAAAGCAAACACTAGGTTGTTACATCACATGTAGTAGAGGACAACCCCCTTAGGCTTTTAACTTGTTAGAATAAATATGTAAATGATGATTTCACCCAAAATATGTTTCTAGCTTTTCCTAAAAATTTTTAGGTGTATTGATAAATGGATTGGGCTGTTGAAAATTATTAGTCAAGAGTATTTTGACGTAATCATCAATGGGGCAATCACAGAACCATCAGATGTTTTGTT contains:
- the GCK gene encoding hexokinase-4, which codes for MDQSVHPDVEQMLSEFKLHEEDLQVLMSRIQAEMERGLHLETNEEASVKMLPTYVRSTPDGSEVGDFLALDLGGTNFRVMLVKVGEDLDGEWKVETKHKMYCIPEDAMTGTAEMLFDYIAECISDYLDQQNMKHKKLPLGFTFSFPVRHEDIDKGILLNWTKGFKASGAEGNNVVGLLRDAIKRRGDFEMDVVAMVNDTVATMISCYYEDHRCEVGMIVGTGCNACYMEEMCNVELVEGEEGRMCVNTEWGAFGDTGEIEDFRLEYDRVVDEGSLNPGQQLYEKMIGGKYMGELVRLVLMKMVNENLVFGGEASEKLKTRGSFETQFVSQIEIDSSDFKQTCNILRTLGLQPTVGDCHAVRMACESVSTRAAAMCAAGLAGVLNRMHKNQGEDILKITVGVDGSVYKLHPSFKDNFHTAVHKLAPRCDITFIQSEEGSGRGAALISAVAYKMAYLIGH